The Brevibacillus brevis genome contains a region encoding:
- the hisA gene encoding 1-(5-phosphoribosyl)-5-[(5-phosphoribosylamino)methylideneamino]imidazole-4-carboxamide isomerase: protein MSFIVYPAIDIRGGKCVRLFQGDYGQETVYADSPLAMAKRWVEQGASWVHLVDLDGAKEGKPANAALIKEIARSIPVPVQVGGGIRTEEQIADYLEAGVARVIVGTAAIEDEPFTKRILQSYGDKIAIGLDCRNGLVATRGWLTTTEVQATELAKRLVTYGAETFIYTDIARDGTMTGPNVEEIAALATATGKSVIASGGVSQLDDLLTLAAHASDGVSGAIVGKALYTDAFILEEALQRMEGRESHAG, encoded by the coding sequence ATGAGCTTTATCGTTTATCCGGCGATCGATATTCGCGGGGGCAAGTGCGTTCGACTTTTCCAAGGAGATTACGGGCAAGAGACCGTGTACGCTGATTCACCGCTCGCGATGGCGAAGCGCTGGGTAGAGCAAGGCGCGTCCTGGGTTCATCTCGTAGATTTGGACGGGGCAAAGGAAGGCAAGCCTGCAAATGCAGCGCTCATCAAGGAGATAGCGCGCTCGATCCCTGTACCCGTGCAGGTAGGAGGCGGTATTCGAACAGAAGAGCAGATCGCGGACTATTTGGAAGCGGGTGTCGCGCGCGTGATCGTCGGGACTGCTGCTATCGAAGACGAGCCTTTTACGAAGCGGATTCTTCAAAGCTATGGGGACAAAATCGCGATTGGTCTGGACTGCCGGAATGGGCTGGTGGCTACCAGAGGTTGGTTGACCACGACAGAAGTGCAAGCAACAGAGCTTGCCAAGCGGTTGGTTACGTATGGCGCCGAGACGTTTATTTACACCGATATCGCCCGTGATGGCACGATGACAGGACCCAATGTAGAAGAAATTGCAGCGTTGGCGACGGCTACAGGTAAATCGGTGATTGCCTCGGGAGGCGTTAGCCAACTGGATGACTTGTTGACGCTGGCTGCCCATGCTTCGGACGGAGTCTCTGGCGCCATTGTTGGCAAAGCACTCTACACGGACGCTTTTATATTGGAAGAAGCGCTCCAGCGTATGGAGGGGCGTGAATCGCATGCTGGCTAA
- a CDS encoding transporter substrate-binding domain-containing protein: protein MGYKRGHWLLFLLFLIGFFPEMVKAEEKIVRVAFDKSLPPFSSMEPDGEFTGFTIDLIRAIASQNDWKLEYVPLEWEEAVGALHAGKVDVLLGMKYTNRYDQVFDFSESFFTMSEVLLVPRDDQGIYTLNQLSEKVVAVQRAHTSMDLLESVRRVKMIVSFSQPEALANLTRGRADAFLGNRWTAEYILRKENRWEDYSMRSGLINPTDYAFAVREGHSELLDKLNEGLNQLYRDGTYTRLYSHYFEPYSPHLTDWWRKLVIGLLLVLAVGIVSLLTFFLWNKRLQAEVKRRTAELADVMVFQRKVLDHTDSAILSLDTQGYITLVNQVAITMLPIRKEMLGRHILDVLPQLPWDACCLDRRRQYEGEIHDERSFVFHYYVAPFLNAMSEHVGWIVTVQDRTEQKRMQTRLISQEKMHALGQLVAGIAHELRNPLTAVKTFIELLPKKVDDPRFRSELLRFVPEELERMNRIVEELLDYSRSKPLLIESTSVADLVYSVVGLFVRRFESEQVNIVVDISDQLELQVDRGRIKQVLINLMLNALEAMAGSTEKQLQIKAGKKRDGVWITISDTGEGMQKEQQSRLFEPFYTTKSQGIGLGLYVSQKIMREHSGQLEVSSVTRVGTTFTLRFGQEDHDAEAVDRR from the coding sequence TTGGGTTACAAAAGAGGGCATTGGCTTCTCTTCTTGCTTTTCTTGATCGGTTTTTTTCCCGAGATGGTCAAAGCGGAGGAGAAGATCGTACGGGTTGCCTTTGACAAATCTCTCCCCCCTTTTTCCTCGATGGAACCAGATGGAGAGTTTACGGGTTTTACGATTGATCTCATCAGGGCGATTGCAAGCCAAAATGACTGGAAGCTGGAATACGTGCCGCTGGAATGGGAAGAGGCAGTTGGTGCTTTACATGCAGGTAAGGTGGACGTGCTGTTGGGAATGAAGTACACCAATCGATACGATCAAGTATTTGATTTTAGTGAGTCGTTTTTTACGATGTCTGAGGTGCTGCTCGTCCCGCGTGATGATCAAGGGATATACACCTTGAACCAGCTGTCGGAAAAGGTAGTGGCTGTACAGCGGGCCCACACGAGCATGGATTTGCTCGAAAGTGTCAGAAGAGTGAAAATGATCGTTTCATTCAGTCAACCAGAGGCGCTGGCGAATCTGACGCGCGGGCGTGCTGATGCGTTCCTCGGAAATCGCTGGACGGCGGAGTATATTTTGCGCAAAGAGAATCGTTGGGAAGACTATTCGATGCGCTCTGGACTCATTAATCCGACTGATTACGCATTCGCCGTGAGAGAAGGACATTCGGAGCTGTTGGACAAGCTCAATGAGGGTCTGAATCAGCTCTATCGTGATGGAACCTATACGCGCTTGTACAGTCACTATTTTGAACCATATTCGCCTCATTTAACGGATTGGTGGCGGAAGCTAGTCATCGGATTGCTACTCGTTTTGGCAGTTGGGATCGTGTCTTTGCTCACCTTTTTTCTGTGGAACAAAAGGCTGCAGGCAGAAGTGAAAAGACGGACGGCAGAATTGGCTGACGTGATGGTTTTTCAGCGGAAGGTGCTGGATCATACGGATAGTGCGATTTTATCACTCGACACCCAAGGGTACATCACATTGGTCAACCAAGTGGCGATCACCATGCTCCCCATACGGAAAGAAATGTTGGGACGCCATATCCTCGATGTCCTTCCTCAACTGCCGTGGGATGCATGCTGTTTGGATCGCAGACGTCAATATGAGGGTGAAATCCATGATGAGCGATCCTTTGTTTTTCATTATTATGTGGCCCCCTTTCTCAACGCCATGTCCGAGCATGTGGGGTGGATTGTCACTGTCCAGGATCGAACCGAACAAAAAAGAATGCAGACAAGACTGATCTCTCAAGAGAAGATGCACGCATTGGGGCAATTAGTGGCGGGAATCGCACATGAGTTGCGCAATCCGTTGACAGCGGTAAAAACATTCATTGAGCTATTGCCCAAAAAGGTGGATGACCCGCGCTTTCGCTCTGAATTGCTTCGCTTTGTGCCCGAGGAATTGGAGAGGATGAATCGCATTGTCGAGGAACTGCTTGATTATTCCCGTTCCAAGCCACTTCTCATTGAGAGCACGAGCGTGGCAGACTTGGTCTATTCGGTCGTCGGACTGTTTGTCCGACGATTTGAGAGTGAACAGGTGAATATTGTCGTAGATATCTCCGATCAGCTGGAACTACAGGTAGATCGGGGCAGAATCAAGCAGGTGCTGATCAACCTGATGCTCAATGCGCTGGAGGCGATGGCGGGGAGCACTGAAAAGCAGTTGCAGATAAAGGCTGGCAAGAAGAGAGACGGTGTATGGATCACGATCTCAGACACGGGTGAAGGCATGCAAAAAGAACAGCAGTCGCGCCTGTTCGAACCGTTTTATACAACGAAGTCGCAAGGGATTGGCCTCGGCTTGTACGTAAGTCAAAAAATAATGCGTGAACATAGCGGACAGTTGGAGGTAAGCAGTGTTACGCGAGTAGGTACGACATTTACACTGCGTTTTGGACAGGAGGATCACGATGCAGAAGCTGTTGATCGTCGATGA
- a CDS encoding DUF1850 domain-containing protein → MQIWKKWRIRLLLVLTMGLMIIGPQPYLELRDFHRQERIGVVPVSLQDRFQIEWIHSVELTPWRETYRVVGFSGMELAETSFRSFGAGVPANFSDRPNVHVSIDGGWITVSGLQEQRDRVLYLITRSDYMLTVRDQKWPLASFMPLGTSLELSIRWFPWWFRYIYSLEKKERNA, encoded by the coding sequence ATGCAAATCTGGAAAAAATGGCGAATCCGCTTACTCCTAGTGCTGACGATGGGGCTCATGATAATCGGGCCCCAACCGTATTTGGAATTACGTGATTTTCATCGACAAGAGAGGATTGGCGTGGTGCCAGTCAGCTTGCAGGACCGTTTTCAGATAGAGTGGATTCATTCCGTGGAACTGACCCCGTGGAGAGAGACGTATCGGGTAGTGGGATTCTCCGGGATGGAATTGGCCGAGACTTCTTTTCGGTCATTTGGCGCAGGAGTCCCGGCCAATTTCTCAGATCGACCAAATGTCCACGTATCTATCGATGGCGGCTGGATCACGGTTTCAGGGCTGCAAGAGCAGCGCGACCGTGTCTTGTATTTGATTACCCGTAGTGACTACATGCTCACCGTACGAGATCAGAAATGGCCACTAGCTTCTTTTATGCCTCTTGGCACGTCGCTAGAGCTGTCGATCCGATGGTTTCCGTGGTGGTTCCGCTACATCTACAGCCTGGAGAAAAAGGAGAGGAATGCATAG
- the hisF gene encoding imidazole glycerol phosphate synthase subunit HisF yields MLAKRIIPCLDVKDGRVVKGVQFVGLRDAGDPVELAKKYSEERADELIFLDISASHEGRKTMVDVIEKTAANITIPFTVGGGINSVDDMKRILRAGADKISLNTAAVLRPELIREGATVFGSQCIVVAIDARSVGEDRWEVYTHGGRNATGRDVIRWAQEAEALGAGEILLTSMDDDGEKKGFGLELTKRVSEAVGIPVIASGGAGSREHFYDVLTQGKADAALAASIFHYDETSIHSVKEYLQTKGVVVRP; encoded by the coding sequence ATGCTGGCTAAACGAATCATCCCGTGTCTCGATGTAAAAGACGGACGGGTGGTAAAAGGCGTGCAGTTCGTCGGACTTCGCGATGCAGGAGATCCGGTTGAACTGGCAAAAAAATATAGCGAAGAGAGAGCGGACGAGCTGATCTTTCTCGATATTTCTGCGTCCCACGAAGGGCGCAAGACGATGGTGGATGTCATAGAAAAAACGGCTGCAAACATTACGATTCCTTTCACGGTGGGTGGTGGCATTAACAGCGTAGACGATATGAAAAGGATATTGCGTGCGGGTGCGGACAAAATCTCGTTGAATACAGCGGCTGTTTTGCGTCCGGAATTGATCCGCGAGGGAGCGACGGTCTTCGGCTCACAATGTATCGTCGTGGCGATCGACGCGAGAAGTGTTGGGGAAGATCGCTGGGAAGTGTATACCCACGGTGGACGGAATGCGACGGGGAGAGACGTCATCCGTTGGGCACAGGAGGCAGAAGCGCTCGGAGCGGGTGAAATCCTTTTGACCAGCATGGACGACGATGGAGAAAAGAAAGGCTTTGGACTCGAATTGACCAAGCGAGTATCAGAAGCGGTTGGAATTCCGGTCATTGCTTCTGGGGGAGCGGGCTCGAGGGAGCATTTTTACGATGTGCTGACGCAAGGAAAGGCAGATGCCGCGTTGGCCGCTTCCATTTTTCACTATGACGAAACGTCGATTCACTCGGTGAAAGAGTATTTGCAAACCAAAGGAGTTGTCGTACGACCATGA
- a CDS encoding TAXI family TRAP transporter solute-binding subunit, translating into MIRNKMLAILTSALLVLTATACGGQSAAPGAASGSGGATEQNFLTIATGGSSGPYYTLGGAMAKIYKDKLGYNASVQSTGASVENINLIKTKKADVAFVMSDVTTFAYAGQENFKEGGAIKDLRALAGLYLNYVQIVTLKDRNIKSVADLKGKRVGVGAPNSGVEVNARMVLAGHGITYDDIKADFLSYAEAIEQLKNNTIDAAFVTSGLPNSAVIDLGTTKDVEIVPIQKADVDKMAQQYPFFVSAEIPAGVYKNNQPVQTAAIRNILLVRSDLSEEQVYKLTKTFFEEMETLKSAHSAAKEVDVKEAGKNLVVPLHPGAEKYYKEVGALN; encoded by the coding sequence ATGATACGTAACAAAATGCTAGCGATTTTGACTTCCGCTCTGCTTGTTCTTACGGCAACAGCATGTGGGGGGCAGTCAGCCGCGCCCGGTGCAGCATCAGGAAGTGGCGGTGCCACTGAACAAAATTTTCTTACGATAGCAACAGGCGGTAGTTCAGGGCCTTACTACACGCTAGGTGGTGCCATGGCGAAAATTTACAAGGATAAGCTCGGGTACAATGCCTCTGTTCAGTCCACGGGAGCGTCTGTTGAAAACATTAACCTGATCAAGACGAAAAAGGCCGATGTGGCATTTGTCATGTCAGATGTAACGACTTTTGCTTATGCGGGTCAGGAAAATTTCAAGGAGGGCGGGGCTATCAAAGACCTGCGTGCCCTAGCTGGCCTGTACCTTAATTACGTGCAGATCGTGACGCTGAAGGATAGAAATATTAAATCAGTAGCTGATTTGAAAGGAAAACGGGTTGGGGTCGGAGCTCCTAACTCTGGTGTCGAAGTAAATGCACGCATGGTGCTCGCTGGTCATGGAATTACGTACGACGATATCAAGGCGGATTTCCTGTCATACGCTGAAGCGATCGAGCAGTTGAAAAACAACACGATTGACGCTGCTTTTGTAACCTCTGGATTGCCGAATTCGGCTGTCATCGATCTGGGAACCACGAAGGACGTGGAAATCGTGCCGATTCAAAAGGCTGATGTAGACAAGATGGCTCAGCAGTATCCGTTCTTTGTTTCGGCAGAGATTCCGGCTGGTGTGTACAAGAATAACCAACCGGTTCAGACAGCGGCGATTCGCAATATACTGCTCGTACGCAGTGATTTGTCTGAGGAACAGGTGTACAAGCTGACGAAAACATTCTTCGAAGAAATGGAAACATTGAAATCCGCACATAGTGCCGCCAAGGAAGTGGATGTAAAAGAGGCCGGGAAAAACTTGGTTGTTCCCCTTCATCCTGGTGCAGAAAAGTACTACAAGGAAGTCGGCGCATTGAACTGA
- the hisB gene encoding imidazoleglycerol-phosphate dehydratase HisB, giving the protein MSEGKQRAAQIERNTNETQIALFFGVDGAGESKQNSGVPFLDHMLDLFTRHGHFDLTVKAKGDIEIDYHHTVEDIGICLGHALREALGDKKSIKRYGNAFVPMDDALAQVVIDISNRPHLEYRAAYPTNMVGQFPTELVHEFLWKLALEARINLHVILHYGHNTHHMIEAIFKALGRALDEATTIDPRVKGVPSTKGVL; this is encoded by the coding sequence ATGAGTGAAGGGAAACAACGTGCAGCACAGATCGAACGCAATACGAATGAGACGCAGATCGCGCTTTTCTTTGGGGTAGACGGCGCGGGTGAGAGCAAGCAAAATTCGGGTGTACCATTTTTGGATCACATGTTAGACCTGTTTACCCGACACGGACATTTTGATCTGACTGTCAAGGCAAAGGGAGATATCGAAATCGACTATCACCACACGGTGGAGGATATCGGGATTTGTCTTGGGCATGCTCTGCGGGAAGCGTTGGGAGACAAGAAAAGCATCAAGCGTTATGGAAATGCGTTTGTCCCCATGGATGACGCGCTCGCGCAGGTCGTGATTGACATTAGCAATCGCCCTCATCTGGAATATCGCGCTGCGTACCCCACAAATATGGTTGGTCAATTTCCGACGGAGCTGGTGCACGAATTTTTATGGAAACTCGCACTGGAGGCGCGGATCAATCTGCATGTGATCCTGCACTACGGTCACAATACGCATCACATGATCGAGGCGATTTTCAAAGCGCTGGGCCGTGCACTGGATGAAGCGACGACGATCGATCCGCGTGTAAAAGGGGTCCCGTCAACAAAAGGGGTTTTGTAA
- the hisH gene encoding imidazole glycerol phosphate synthase subunit HisH has translation MIGIIDYGMGNLYSLSKALERLGYSYEFVSQAERLQKYSGLILPGVGAFGDAIANIRELGLEQAIKGYAVSGRPILGICLGMQLLFEKSAEHGAHTGLGLLGGEVVRFHGDYKVPHMGWNQLMIKQKQPLLNGVQDGDYVYFVHSYHVLCESDVLLATSDYHQEVTAIVNRDNVYGMQFHPEKSGETGMLLLRNFAVQCEGVLT, from the coding sequence ATGATCGGCATCATCGATTACGGCATGGGGAATTTGTACAGCTTGAGCAAGGCGTTGGAAAGGCTGGGCTATTCGTATGAGTTCGTATCTCAGGCAGAGCGTCTGCAAAAATATAGCGGGTTGATTTTGCCGGGAGTTGGGGCGTTCGGAGATGCTATCGCCAACATACGTGAGCTTGGATTAGAGCAAGCAATCAAGGGATACGCAGTATCTGGTCGTCCGATCTTGGGCATTTGTCTCGGCATGCAGCTTTTATTTGAGAAAAGTGCGGAGCATGGCGCGCATACGGGCTTGGGACTGCTCGGTGGTGAGGTCGTTCGTTTTCACGGGGATTACAAGGTACCGCACATGGGCTGGAACCAACTGATGATAAAGCAAAAGCAACCGTTACTAAACGGTGTGCAGGATGGCGATTACGTCTATTTTGTCCATTCGTATCATGTCTTGTGCGAGTCTGATGTCTTGCTTGCGACGAGTGACTATCACCAGGAGGTCACAGCCATTGTGAATCGTGACAACGTATACGGTATGCAGTTTCACCCGGAAAAGAGCGGAGAGACAGGAATGCTGCTACTGCGCAACTTTGCCGTTCAATGCGAGGGGGTTTTGACATGA
- a CDS encoding TRAP transporter permease, giving the protein MDAQVKLPDAEEIKINEDKAQAILQEYDKESGYRVFHQKWLRILVSVVAVAFALYHMYAVYAVPFVTLQHRSLHVAVVLCLIFLLYPGWKKASRKSLSLLDGALAIVALGTAGYIFVYYMEIVNRGGIPSTLDVVFAAITCILVLEASRRVAGWELTAMALIFVIYAYIGPYLPGDFGHRGYTISDIVNYMYVTTEGIFGDATAVSASFIILFIIFGAFLSKSGMGTLFNDLSLSLAGNSKGGPAKVGVIASAVHGSINGSAVASVVTTGSFTIPMMKRVGYKPEFAAGVEATAAVGGQILPPIMGAAAFIMAETLGVPYISIAIAALIPAIMYYFGLLVQVHLRADRDNLQGLSKSELPKIHDVLRERGHLLLPLILLVVLLMMGYSPTLVAVFTIIATIVIAAFRKSSRMNFRDILQALESGVRDSLGVAVACAAVGITVGVFSLTGLGLKLANIILMMGSGSLFMTLLFTMIASIILGLGLPSIPCYIITATMAAPALATYGIDPLAAHLFVFYFGAIANLTPPIALAAFAGAGIAGSDPQRTGWVSCKLALAGFIVPFIFIYKPAMLIHDANVVDIIIATGTTALAVMALAAATEGFLFARINWLLRLLLIAGGLLLIFPEWLAMGAGLALMAGVGIFQYLKKRNGYAVQA; this is encoded by the coding sequence ATGGATGCACAAGTGAAACTGCCTGATGCGGAGGAAATCAAAATCAATGAAGATAAGGCACAAGCTATTTTACAAGAATACGACAAAGAATCCGGGTATCGTGTTTTTCATCAAAAGTGGCTGCGCATCCTCGTATCCGTCGTAGCTGTTGCTTTTGCCCTGTATCATATGTATGCGGTGTATGCCGTTCCTTTTGTGACGTTACAGCATCGTTCACTCCACGTCGCTGTTGTATTATGCCTGATCTTTTTGTTATACCCCGGTTGGAAAAAGGCTTCCCGCAAATCGTTGTCTTTGCTGGATGGCGCGTTGGCGATTGTTGCGCTCGGTACTGCCGGATACATTTTTGTTTATTATATGGAGATCGTGAATCGGGGAGGGATTCCTTCTACTCTTGATGTCGTTTTTGCCGCGATCACATGTATTCTGGTGCTGGAAGCTTCTCGTCGAGTAGCAGGGTGGGAACTCACGGCGATGGCTTTGATTTTTGTGATTTATGCCTACATCGGGCCATATTTGCCTGGGGATTTTGGACATCGAGGGTATACGATCAGTGATATCGTCAATTACATGTATGTCACGACAGAAGGTATTTTCGGTGATGCAACAGCAGTATCTGCTTCTTTTATTATTTTGTTCATTATCTTTGGTGCCTTTTTATCGAAATCAGGGATGGGAACGTTGTTTAATGATCTCTCTCTGTCTCTTGCAGGAAACTCGAAGGGGGGACCCGCAAAGGTAGGTGTGATCGCGAGTGCGGTTCATGGCTCCATCAATGGTTCAGCTGTGGCAAGTGTGGTGACGACAGGCTCGTTTACGATTCCCATGATGAAACGTGTTGGGTATAAGCCCGAGTTTGCGGCGGGGGTTGAAGCGACCGCAGCTGTAGGGGGGCAAATTTTGCCGCCGATCATGGGGGCTGCTGCTTTTATTATGGCTGAAACTCTGGGGGTTCCTTATATTTCGATCGCGATTGCTGCTCTTATTCCAGCGATTATGTATTATTTCGGATTACTCGTTCAGGTTCATTTGCGTGCGGATCGTGACAATCTACAAGGGTTAAGTAAAAGTGAATTGCCGAAAATTCATGACGTACTGCGCGAGCGGGGGCATCTGTTATTGCCGCTCATTCTGCTGGTTGTGCTGTTGATGATGGGATATTCGCCAACGTTGGTAGCTGTGTTTACCATTATCGCTACCATCGTGATTGCTGCGTTTCGCAAGTCTAGCAGAATGAATTTCCGCGATATTTTGCAAGCACTGGAGAGTGGGGTGCGAGATTCGCTCGGAGTAGCGGTAGCTTGTGCGGCTGTTGGAATTACGGTAGGGGTATTCAGCCTGACAGGATTAGGCTTGAAGCTTGCTAATATTATTTTGATGATGGGCTCCGGAAGCTTGTTTATGACTTTGTTGTTTACGATGATTGCTTCTATCATTTTGGGGCTGGGTCTGCCCTCTATTCCTTGCTATATCATTACAGCTACGATGGCGGCACCTGCGCTCGCTACCTATGGAATCGATCCACTTGCTGCTCATCTATTCGTCTTTTACTTTGGGGCGATTGCCAATCTGACACCGCCGATTGCTCTGGCGGCCTTTGCGGGGGCAGGGATTGCAGGCTCAGATCCCCAACGTACGGGCTGGGTTTCCTGCAAGCTAGCATTAGCCGGATTCATCGTTCCATTCATATTTATTTACAAACCAGCGATGCTCATACACGATGCCAATGTAGTCGATATCATCATTGCAACGGGAACAACTGCCTTAGCAGTTATGGCATTGGCTGCTGCAACGGAAGGATTTTTGTTCGCTCGTATTAACTGGTTGTTGAGACTCCTGTTAATTGCAGGCGGGCTCTTACTCATCTTCCCGGAATGGCTGGCGATGGGAGCAGGATTGGCTCTTATGGCTGGAGTAGGAATCTTTCAATATCTTAAGAAAAGAAACGGGTATGCAGTTCAAGCTTGA
- the hisIE gene encoding bifunctional phosphoribosyl-AMP cyclohydrolase/phosphoribosyl-ATP diphosphatase HisIE, which yields MTGAEAFAVEKLRFDEKGLIPVIVQDAGSKTVLTLAYMNEESLQKSLATKETWFWSRSRQQLWHKGETSGHIQRIVSMRYDCDGDALVVMVEPNGPACHTGAYSCFSQEVLSHTDGEPVQADRFAILGELEELIAAREAERPEGSYTTYLFEKGVDKILKKVGEETAEVIIAAKNRSREELRYEASDLIFHLMVLLREQKLPLDEVLTELQRRR from the coding sequence ATGACAGGAGCAGAAGCGTTTGCAGTGGAAAAATTGCGTTTTGACGAAAAGGGCTTGATCCCTGTCATCGTGCAGGATGCCGGGAGCAAGACAGTCTTGACGCTTGCCTATATGAATGAAGAATCGCTACAAAAGTCATTGGCGACCAAAGAAACATGGTTTTGGAGCCGTTCCCGACAACAGTTGTGGCACAAGGGTGAGACTTCGGGTCATATACAGCGGATCGTCTCTATGCGGTATGATTGCGACGGAGATGCACTGGTTGTGATGGTCGAGCCGAATGGGCCTGCTTGTCATACGGGAGCTTACAGCTGTTTCTCGCAGGAAGTTCTCTCGCATACAGATGGTGAGCCGGTACAAGCAGATCGGTTTGCGATCCTGGGCGAGCTCGAAGAACTGATTGCTGCGCGGGAGGCAGAGCGCCCGGAAGGCTCCTACACCACGTACTTGTTCGAAAAAGGCGTAGACAAAATCCTGAAAAAGGTCGGGGAAGAGACTGCCGAGGTCATTATTGCCGCGAAAAATCGAAGTCGTGAGGAACTGCGGTACGAGGCATCTGATTTGATCTTTCACTTGATGGTTCTGTTACGGGAGCAAAAGCTGCCGCTGGATGAAGTACTGACGGAGCTTCAAAGGCGTCGTTAA
- a CDS encoding sigma-54-dependent transcriptional regulator — MQKLLIVDDEPSICVSLSFALEDDYHIWTANDAETARAIVQAEEIYCVLLDQSLGTASGLVLLPQLKATRPQITVIMMTAYGTIESSVAAMKAGAYHYLTKPLHLEEVKLLLNKAMEHQYLQRQVQTLREQIHQKQSYAGILGKSPRMEKLFHLIEKVKDISSSILITGESGTGKELVARAIHHEGNRRHAPFSVINCATIPEALLESELFGYEKGTFTGAYQSKKGLFERSHGGTVFLDEIGEMPLSLQAKLLRVIQEKRVTPLGGYEAKEVDIRIIAATNRQMEAEVARGAFREDLFYRLNVIPIRTPPLRDRTEDIPLLLEHFLQRMAAEMGKGPKSLTPEARKWLYAYTFPGNVRELANIVEYAVALSQGDKLTMEDFPPALIERRSNVRSVQSNKDGLTIPEGISLEEVERRFILYTLEKNDGHRKKTADQLGISERGLRQKLKQYFEKE; from the coding sequence ATGCAGAAGCTGTTGATCGTCGATGATGAACCTTCTATTTGCGTATCGTTGTCGTTTGCGTTAGAGGATGACTACCATATATGGACGGCGAACGATGCTGAGACGGCCAGGGCAATCGTTCAGGCAGAAGAAATTTATTGTGTGCTTCTGGACCAGAGTCTGGGAACTGCCAGTGGTTTGGTGTTGTTGCCCCAATTAAAGGCGACACGTCCACAGATCACCGTCATTATGATGACGGCATATGGCACGATCGAGTCCTCTGTAGCAGCGATGAAGGCAGGGGCCTATCATTATTTAACCAAGCCTTTGCATTTGGAAGAGGTCAAGCTCTTGCTGAATAAAGCGATGGAGCATCAGTATTTGCAGCGACAAGTACAAACTTTACGCGAGCAAATTCACCAAAAGCAATCGTACGCAGGAATTCTCGGCAAAAGTCCGCGAATGGAAAAGCTGTTTCACTTGATCGAAAAGGTAAAGGATATCTCTTCCAGTATTTTAATCACAGGGGAGAGCGGTACGGGAAAGGAGCTAGTGGCTCGGGCGATTCATCATGAGGGGAACCGCAGGCATGCACCTTTTTCTGTCATTAACTGTGCGACAATCCCTGAAGCCTTGCTGGAAAGTGAGCTGTTTGGATATGAAAAAGGGACGTTTACCGGAGCCTATCAAAGTAAAAAGGGATTGTTCGAACGTTCGCACGGCGGAACGGTCTTTCTCGATGAAATAGGCGAAATGCCGCTTTCTCTGCAAGCAAAGCTGCTTCGTGTCATTCAGGAAAAGCGGGTTACTCCTTTAGGTGGATACGAAGCCAAAGAAGTTGATATTCGGATTATTGCGGCTACCAACCGGCAGATGGAAGCTGAAGTGGCAAGGGGAGCGTTTCGCGAGGATCTGTTTTATCGGCTTAATGTCATTCCCATTCGTACACCACCTCTGCGTGATAGAACTGAAGATATCCCGTTGCTGCTTGAACATTTTCTCCAGCGCATGGCTGCGGAAATGGGGAAAGGACCGAAGTCGTTAACACCGGAAGCGAGAAAATGGCTGTACGCGTATACGTTCCCAGGCAATGTACGTGAGCTGGCGAATATTGTGGAATATGCCGTGGCACTTTCCCAAGGGGACAAGCTGACTATGGAGGATTTTCCTCCCGCACTGATTGAACGCCGGAGTAATGTAAGATCTGTTCAGTCGAATAAAGACGGGCTGACGATTCCCGAGGGCATCTCGTTGGAGGAAGTGGAGCGGCGATTCATTCTGTATACGCTGGAAAAAAACGATGGTCATCGGAAAAAGACAGCTGATCAACTGGGAATCAGTGAGCGAGGCTTACGGCAAAAGCTGAAACAGTACTTCGAGAAAGAGTAG